DNA sequence from the Poecilia reticulata strain Guanapo linkage group LG19, Guppy_female_1.0+MT, whole genome shotgun sequence genome:
CCCTGATTATATACTGCTATTTTTCAAGATAGGGCTGTAGATATCAGTAAATATATAATCCAAAATAATGAATGCCATAAAACAACATGAGTGATTGTACATGATTAGGTAATAAAATATAAGAACTTTAACTCTAAGAAACAAAATTGTCAATTCAAAAATAAGTCAGTGCACAGCATTAGTCGAGTAATTCTTTATTCATTTCATGTCAAAAATCCTCAGGCTCACCTTGCATATGTACAAAATAATGTGTTGTTACAAAATCATTAACAGGCTGCCAATAAATAACCAGTAGAAAGTGAACAAACGCCAGACACATTCGCATCAACCCAGGCAGATATCCACAATCACTTGCATTTGTATGTGAGCTGTTTGCGATGGTAGTGGATCCACGCAGGAGCAACAACAAGTCCAGTCAGGTAGCCGATCATAGCGCCCAGACTGCAGGAAACAGGCCAAACCTGGAAAAAAGGGAAGGCAGGAAACTGTTGACAATCATATAAAGCGTTAAAAGCACCCTGATGTTGCTCAGAGATGCATGCCGAAACAAGAGTACATCTCGTTATTTTAACCATGAAGTTACTTTTTCCCTTTTGTGCTTATAACAGGTACAATTTAGTTGATTCCTTTGTATAAAAAAGACATATTAAAAGGAAACCATGATAGTAGACATGGTAAAAACAAGGGcgaaagtataaaaatgtggtgtttttaaaacaacatattagaaATGTGAACACTGACCAGTGAGAACCTTCTACATGTTATTTCATTAACTAAACTCTACTCAAGTTATATAATTATACCACATATTTTTCTGCTActgataattattattttctgtatccataacaatattatttacagagttgTACTAAAGTATCCACACCCCTTAAacattgtcacattttattattgtttttctgtgttttattatatttttctgtcttctgctGTATGATATTCTGTTGTATGCTGTTTTAATGCCTTCTGAACAGAGAATTTGTTCTAAATAAACTTACCtgtttaaagattaaataacaggaaatgcatttaaatcacaaatattttataaaatggaccaacacaaagtagtacaaGCGGAagaaaaatagctcaagctcaatCATActggataaaaaatgtttgtcaacATCAGCTTTTTAATTCTGGAAAGTCAAAATTGGATTTAAGTGCATACTTTGACTAAGCCATCCCAATTcaaatcacacatttaaaacGTTAAGTCAACTCCTTTTTAAGAGAATAGGATTTCTCCTGATAATTCTCCCAAAAAGGTCTGTCCTTGTTCActctttttctaaatatttttctgcatcaCATGGATCTAAAGTATTTTATCTTGGTTATAAAAAGTATGAGCACCTTGGAGACTCGGATGGATCAATTTGTACTGAAggtaaacattaataaaatatgaaaagttacCAGGGAGAATGTAAATTCTACACAGTTTGTATggagttagtttttttctgtgtaagcTCCTGACCTGCCACGGTCTGTCCCAGTCCAGCGGTATTGGGAATGCTCCCAGCCAGGCTCCAATCAGGGTGAAGGCCACTGTAATCTGCAAACAAGTGTCCCAAACAGACATAGCTCTGAAGAGGGACACAGAGCAGATGAAAAATAGCGTTATTGGTTTAATAAGGAGAGTCCAGGATGAGGAAAAAACGGGTTTGAGAGCCCACCCATGTCGACTGAACACTCGTATCCAGGCCTGGACGTTGGGGCCGAGAACACAGAGGCACCTCAGTGTGGTCagtgaggtcagcagcacagcAAGTGAAAATGTCTCCAAAGCAGATCTGGAAAAACGAAGCCAATCAGATGCACAGTGTGGCAGTTAATGCACAAGGTGTAACAATGtaattcaacaaaaaacatttggaaataacTGCATCAATTTCTTCATGGTACATTGGTTTGTGTTCCCCATTTCCAACAGCAGTTACTCACTCAATCAGTGGCGCTCCGTAGAGGATGACGACCGTGTGGAAGAACAGGCAAGACAGGAAGAAGTAAAGACATGAACGAAACAACCTGGACAGCtgaggaaagaaaggaaaaaagatcagataaaaaataccttgaaaaaaaaaagcagctttttgtcACATGGCATGCATTGCAAAAGTCTGCATACCTCTTGAactttattattactttaagaGCTGCTCACAAATTCATGccaatgttttcagattttctcaaCAAATATGTGGCCCTTTGTATAACATTAACACATTGATGTTTGCAttgtaaattaaacaaaagtgcttaaaaaaaactaaatttgcaagtcatttttaatatacacatttaaattgaacatttgACCCACACATACTCTGGGTTACCTTGTATCCCAGTGTG
Encoded proteins:
- the pigf gene encoding phosphatidylinositol-glycan biosynthesis class F protein; translated protein: MWDHEIRAMASTHAIIAASVFMATVLPAVLVPGFSVYGTHLLWLYSVSAAVAAVSVSVFWLLGISPPTKKHTLGYKLSRLFRSCLYFFLSCLFFHTVVILYGAPLIESALETFSLAVLLTSLTTLRCLCVLGPNVQAWIRVFSRHGAMSVWDTCLQITVAFTLIGAWLGAFPIPLDWDRPWQVWPVSCSLGAMIGYLTGLVVAPAWIHYHRKQLTYKCK